The window ACACTGGGCTCACCATGGTGCATGCCGTCTACCCGGGCAGCTTCGATCCGCTTCACAACGGTCACGTCGACATCATCCGCCGCGCCGCGCGCATATACGATCGGCTGACGGTGGCGGTGCTGCACAACCCCGCCAAGGAGTCGGGGCTGTTCACCACCTCCGAGCGCGTCGACATCATCCGCGAGGTGGTCGAGGGGATCGCCGGGGTCGGGGTGGACTCGTTCGATGGCCTCCTCGCCGACTACACGCGGCGCGTCGGGGCGACCGTGATCGTCAAGGGCCTGCGCGCCATAAGCG of the Trueperaceae bacterium genome contains:
- the coaD gene encoding pantetheine-phosphate adenylyltransferase; translated protein: MHAVYPGSFDPLHNGHVDIIRRAARIYDRLTVAVLHNPAKESGLFTTSERVDIIREVVEGIAGVGVDSFDGLLADYTRRVGATVIVKGLRAISDFEYELQMAHLNRQLNPNAETTFIMTATRWSYVSSTRVKEIARYGADVAKLVPRATLRRLNEKLQSQPPGRGH